One Deltaproteobacteria bacterium genomic region harbors:
- the bioD gene encoding dethiobiotin synthase, which yields MGKAIFITGTDTGVGKTFFSCALAALLKAEGYKVGVMKPVETGCVEKDGQLFPDDAWRLQQASGCAEPLDVICPYRLPEPLAPSIAAERAGVKIDVDRLLDVCRDLSAKHDITIVEGAGGLMVPLVPSFTFADFARVAKLPVIVVAANKLGVINHLLLTLEHASCKDLRPLGYVLNQLSSEISLAAQTNREVLAGLTGVPCLGELPYVGQPVTFNHETLSRLAKELDLSRLGLAPRKL from the coding sequence ATGGGTAAGGCGATTTTCATCACCGGCACCGACACCGGCGTCGGCAAGACTTTTTTCAGCTGCGCGCTGGCGGCGTTGCTCAAAGCCGAGGGCTACAAAGTCGGCGTCATGAAACCGGTGGAAACCGGCTGTGTCGAGAAAGACGGCCAATTATTTCCTGATGACGCTTGGCGTTTGCAACAAGCGTCGGGCTGTGCCGAGCCGCTTGACGTAATTTGTCCCTACCGCTTGCCGGAACCGTTGGCGCCGAGCATCGCGGCGGAGCGCGCCGGCGTGAAGATCGACGTCGATCGTTTACTCGATGTTTGCCGGGACTTGAGCGCCAAGCATGACATTACGATTGTCGAAGGCGCCGGCGGTTTGATGGTGCCGCTCGTGCCGAGCTTCACCTTCGCCGACTTCGCGCGAGTGGCGAAACTGCCGGTGATTGTCGTTGCGGCGAATAAACTCGGTGTCATCAATCATCTGCTGCTGACGCTGGAGCATGCGAGCTGCAAAGATTTGCGGCCGCTGGGTTACGTGCTCAATCAATTGTCGAGCGAGATTTCGCTGGCGGCGCAGACCAACCGCGAAGTGTTGGCGGGTTTGACCGGCGTACCGTGCTTGGGCGAGCTGCCGTATGTCGGCCAGCCGGTAACTTTCAATCACGAAACTTTGTCTCGATTGGCAAAGGAACTCGATCTCAG
- the bioA gene encoding adenosylmethionine--8-amino-7-oxononanoate transaminase yields MATYHDKLKQLDHTYLWHPFTQMQEWLGEDPVIISRADGHYLVDDTGRKYLDGVSSLWCNVHGHRKKELDDAIKAQIDRLSHSTFLGLSHVPGIQLAQKLIEIAPKGLQRVFYSDSGATAVEIALKMAVQYWQLKGESERTQIASLAESYHGDTVGSMSLGYSETFHRYHKSLLFPVLRITPPHVFRYHKGMSEADALAAAIKEAEEKLAANKSNLAALIMEPLMQGAAGMWAQPVGYLKAVSEICRRHEILLILDEVATGFGRTGKMFACEHANVTPDILCLAKGITGGYLPLAATLTSEEVFSAFLGEYKEFKTFFHGHTYTGNPLGCAAAIANLEIFLRESVVENMQPRIATLQKSLRDTFLPMDHVSDVRQWGFMIGIELAEDKASRKSYPVEQRMGHKVIVEARQRGVMIRPLGDVIILMPPLSIGAADLAILLDVVHDSIEKVTGN; encoded by the coding sequence ATGGCAACCTACCACGACAAGTTAAAACAGCTGGACCATACTTATCTTTGGCATCCGTTCACCCAAATGCAGGAGTGGTTGGGCGAAGATCCGGTGATCATCAGCCGCGCTGACGGCCACTATCTGGTCGACGATACCGGGCGCAAATATTTGGACGGCGTGTCGTCCTTGTGGTGCAACGTGCACGGCCATCGGAAAAAAGAGTTGGACGATGCGATCAAGGCGCAGATCGATCGCTTGTCACACTCGACGTTTCTCGGTTTGAGCCATGTGCCGGGGATTCAGCTGGCGCAAAAATTAATCGAGATCGCGCCCAAAGGATTGCAGCGAGTTTTTTATTCCGACAGCGGCGCCACAGCGGTGGAGATCGCGCTCAAAATGGCCGTGCAGTATTGGCAGCTCAAGGGTGAGAGCGAGCGCACGCAGATCGCTTCGCTGGCGGAGTCCTACCACGGTGACACCGTCGGCTCGATGAGTCTTGGTTATTCAGAAACTTTTCATCGCTATCATAAGAGTTTGCTGTTTCCCGTGCTGCGCATCACGCCGCCTCATGTGTTTCGCTATCATAAGGGTATGAGCGAAGCGGACGCCCTGGCGGCGGCGATCAAAGAAGCTGAGGAGAAGTTAGCCGCCAACAAAAGTAATTTAGCCGCGCTGATCATGGAGCCGCTGATGCAAGGCGCCGCCGGCATGTGGGCGCAGCCGGTAGGTTACTTGAAAGCGGTGAGCGAAATCTGCCGGCGCCATGAGATACTTTTGATACTTGACGAAGTCGCCACTGGCTTCGGCCGCACGGGAAAGATGTTCGCCTGCGAGCATGCGAACGTGACGCCGGACATTCTCTGCTTGGCGAAAGGAATCACCGGTGGTTATCTGCCGCTGGCGGCGACTTTGACCAGCGAAGAGGTTTTCTCGGCGTTCCTCGGCGAGTACAAAGAGTTCAAAACTTTTTTTCACGGCCACACCTACACGGGCAATCCGCTTGGCTGTGCCGCGGCGATCGCCAATCTGGAAATTTTTCTGCGCGAGAGCGTGGTCGAGAACATGCAGCCGCGTATTGCGACGCTGCAAAAAAGTTTGCGCGACACGTTTTTGCCCATGGATCATGTCAGCGACGTGCGTCAGTGGGGCTTTATGATCGGCATCGAGCTTGCCGAAGATAAAGCCAGCCGTAAAAGTTATCCGGTGGAGCAGCGCATGGGCCACAAGGTTATTGTCGAAGCGCGCCAGCGCGGCGTGATGATCCGGCCCCTGGGCGATGTGATTATTCTCATGCCGCCGCTCAGCATCGGCGCGGCCGATCTGGCGATCCTTCTCGATGTCGTGCACGATTCGATTGAAAAGGTGACCGGCAACTGA